A DNA window from Agrobacterium vaccinii contains the following coding sequences:
- a CDS encoding acyltransferase family protein — translation MATVANKAADAAKPHRYENIDALRAIAALAVVVQHFFGDVIREATDRDGSVYQLAVSAVSVFDAGRFGVVLFFLISGFVVPFSIKGADPIRRFAISRFFRLFPALWLALLCLVIANSFHGHISSVPQFLANMTMLPAAFGQQWMSGAYWTLTIEILFYVLSAGLFLVGGLYRPGAIAFFAIALAAATALPILMRSFGLAVPVQYISLHLSFLYLGLLLRMVLVDRREGAFAASVVVLLVQAVVLLSIGEFSLGRRDGFFLVGTLPILTSYLVALCVFVFSVKTRMPDNAVLSWLGSLSYSIYLFHGVAALIVFAWLPLSGTWADLPIGLASLVLTLGLSLLTYEYLEKPMINLGYRFIKRKSAADSKVPV, via the coding sequence ATGGCAACAGTTGCAAATAAAGCCGCTGATGCAGCTAAACCCCATCGTTACGAGAATATCGATGCTTTGCGTGCCATTGCAGCACTTGCCGTTGTCGTGCAGCACTTCTTTGGCGACGTCATCCGCGAGGCGACGGATCGGGATGGGTCGGTCTACCAGTTGGCAGTATCCGCGGTGTCCGTTTTCGATGCCGGACGATTTGGCGTGGTGTTATTTTTTCTGATCAGCGGTTTCGTGGTTCCCTTCAGCATCAAAGGTGCTGATCCGATCCGCCGCTTTGCCATCTCTCGCTTTTTCAGGTTGTTCCCTGCACTCTGGCTCGCGCTTTTATGCCTCGTAATCGCCAACTCTTTCCACGGACATATATCGTCGGTCCCGCAGTTTCTCGCCAATATGACCATGCTGCCAGCCGCCTTCGGGCAGCAATGGATGTCCGGCGCCTATTGGACGCTCACAATCGAAATCCTGTTTTACGTCCTGTCTGCCGGACTTTTTCTGGTCGGTGGCCTCTATCGCCCCGGTGCTATTGCGTTTTTCGCCATCGCGCTGGCTGCCGCCACTGCCTTGCCCATCCTGATGCGGTCCTTCGGCTTGGCCGTGCCTGTGCAATATATCAGCCTCCATCTTTCCTTCCTTTATCTAGGCCTGCTTTTGCGCATGGTGCTGGTTGATCGGCGCGAGGGCGCGTTCGCTGCATCAGTTGTGGTTCTCTTGGTTCAGGCCGTCGTGTTGTTGAGTATCGGTGAATTTTCTCTGGGGCGAAGGGACGGATTTTTCCTCGTCGGAACCCTGCCGATCCTGACCAGCTACCTCGTGGCGCTGTGCGTCTTCGTATTTTCCGTCAAAACAAGGATGCCCGATAACGCGGTGCTGTCATGGCTCGGTTCTCTCAGCTACTCGATCTATCTGTTTCATGGCGTGGCCGCGCTCATCGTTTTCGCGTGGCTTCCACTCAGTGGAACATGGGCGGACCTGCCCATAGGGCTTGCCAGCCTTGTTCTCACGCTCGGCCTCTCATTGCTTACCTACGAATATTTGGAGAAGCCAATGATCAACCTTGGGTATAGGTTTATAAAACGTAAATCTGCAGCGGATTCTAAGGTGCCTGTCTAA
- a CDS encoding class I SAM-dependent methyltransferase, with amino-acid sequence MRVFIRNIVFKFIGAIVLSGVWAKHSLMGYRKPNTVSAEDRNARIDYVHDVVQSWLRFMPADISVRGRSVLELGPGSSLATGALLLAHGAKSYTAVDAFGLAQDETNDFRRDAIGSFKGALLRQDIDAAHAVRDGQTGDFRYHVDAGFNIPAMCNGQSFDMIVSCAAFEHFDAIENTIADLTKVAKSGSISLHIVDLQTHSNLIRERDPNNIYRFSDWFYDLLSFPGQPNRKRPIDYVRAFEANGWVDVEVIAAKTIAEDKRGDLTSGLAKRFRSSTMDMQMLDAVIISRFP; translated from the coding sequence ATGCGGGTTTTTATCAGGAATATTGTCTTCAAATTCATCGGTGCAATTGTGCTGTCGGGCGTCTGGGCCAAGCACAGTCTGATGGGTTATCGAAAGCCCAATACGGTCTCCGCCGAAGACCGGAACGCGCGCATTGATTACGTCCATGACGTCGTTCAATCGTGGCTACGCTTCATGCCTGCGGACATTTCTGTGCGAGGCCGTTCGGTTCTGGAACTCGGGCCCGGCTCATCGCTCGCAACTGGTGCCCTGCTGCTGGCCCACGGCGCGAAATCCTACACCGCAGTCGATGCATTCGGGCTGGCACAGGATGAGACAAACGACTTCAGGCGAGATGCAATCGGCAGCTTCAAGGGCGCGCTTTTGAGGCAAGATATCGATGCGGCTCATGCCGTGCGCGACGGGCAGACCGGCGACTTTCGATATCATGTGGATGCAGGCTTCAATATTCCAGCGATGTGCAACGGGCAGTCGTTCGACATGATTGTCAGTTGTGCAGCCTTCGAGCATTTCGACGCCATCGAGAACACGATTGCGGACCTGACCAAAGTCGCCAAAAGCGGCTCTATCAGCCTGCACATCGTTGATCTCCAGACCCATAGTAATCTCATTCGCGAGCGGGACCCGAACAACATCTATCGCTTCTCCGATTGGTTTTACGACCTGCTTTCGTTTCCCGGCCAACCCAACCGCAAGCGCCCGATCGATTACGTCAGGGCATTCGAGGCGAATGGTTGGGTGGATGTCGAGGTGATCGCGGCCAAAACCATTGCCGAGGACAAGCGCGGGGACCTGACGTCAGGGCTTGCCAAGCGGTTTCGAAGCAGCACAATGGACATGCAGATGCTCGACGCCGTCATCATCAGCCGCTTTCCCTGA
- a CDS encoding glycosyltransferase family 4 protein — MGGTLLAINNYFYRRGGAEAIFLDQMDMFERAGWNAVPFSMQHPGNLPSEWSSYFVPEIEFGRQGGLKTKIAHSLEVIYSREARAQLGALLDKVRPDIAHAHNVYHHISPSIFPLLKQRGVPTVMTAHDLKLACPAYKMLAPDGICERCKGGHIYNVLANRCMKQSVALSGLVMVETAVHRMLGLYSRHIDRIVVPSRFYREKLIEWGWPSEKLAYIPNYVDQTISDHPVTAEEGDYFLFAGRLAPEKGIATLIKAASLSGQRLRIAGTGPEEPALRALVQQTGADVEFLGYLSGDALHLAIAGAKALVLPSEWYENAPVSLLEAYALGRPVIGADIGGIPELIQQNITGLIARSADPDDLARALTAMSALSPDMRREMGLAGREWVQKDFSQAAYLERTTNLYRELGAQF; from the coding sequence ATGGGTGGAACGCTGCTGGCAATCAACAATTACTTCTATCGCAGAGGCGGTGCCGAAGCGATTTTCCTTGATCAGATGGACATGTTCGAGCGTGCGGGCTGGAATGCCGTGCCGTTCTCCATGCAGCATCCCGGCAATCTTCCGTCTGAATGGTCTTCCTATTTCGTTCCTGAGATCGAGTTCGGTCGACAGGGCGGGTTGAAAACCAAGATCGCGCATAGTCTGGAGGTCATCTACTCCAGAGAAGCGCGCGCGCAACTTGGTGCTCTCCTTGATAAGGTGCGGCCTGACATTGCGCATGCCCACAATGTCTACCACCACATCTCGCCCTCCATATTCCCGCTTTTGAAACAGCGCGGAGTTCCGACGGTCATGACCGCGCATGATCTGAAACTGGCCTGTCCTGCCTATAAAATGCTTGCGCCGGATGGCATTTGTGAGCGGTGCAAGGGTGGGCACATCTACAACGTCCTCGCCAATCGTTGCATGAAGCAATCCGTGGCTCTGAGCGGGCTGGTGATGGTGGAAACCGCTGTACACCGGATGCTCGGTCTCTACAGCCGGCATATCGACAGGATTGTCGTGCCAAGCCGGTTCTACCGGGAGAAGCTGATCGAATGGGGATGGCCGTCTGAAAAACTGGCGTATATTCCGAATTACGTGGATCAAACCATATCCGATCATCCCGTGACTGCCGAAGAGGGTGACTACTTCCTGTTCGCCGGGCGTCTCGCACCTGAGAAAGGCATCGCAACCTTGATCAAGGCGGCAAGTCTCTCCGGGCAGCGTCTCCGCATCGCTGGTACAGGGCCGGAAGAACCGGCCTTGCGCGCGCTTGTTCAGCAAACAGGCGCGGATGTGGAGTTTCTAGGCTACCTCTCTGGCGATGCTCTGCATCTGGCCATTGCCGGAGCGAAGGCGCTCGTTCTGCCGTCCGAGTGGTACGAAAACGCACCCGTCAGCCTGCTCGAAGCCTATGCGCTCGGTCGCCCTGTCATCGGGGCTGATATCGGCGGCATTCCCGAGCTCATCCAGCAAAACATCACAGGCCTCATTGCCCGCTCCGCTGACCCGGATGATCTGGCGCGGGCGCTGACCGCCATGAGCGCGCTGTCACCAGATATGCGTCGGGAGATGGGACTGGCAGGTCGCGAATGGGTCCAAAAGGACTTTTCGCAGGCCGCGTATCTGGAACGCACCACCAATCTCTACCGGGAACTCGGCGCGCAGTTCTGA
- a CDS encoding polysaccharide deacetylase family protein produces the protein MTSKVQHISERVVERAVRALPVSTLNVAPTRPVVSFTFDDVPDTAHSAGARILEENGVRGTFYIAGGLLGKREPDRNLITASGCKHLAENGHEIGCHTFSHHAVNTMSGGKLQADLDRNGKLLDEFDPAREIRNFAFPYNRGSLSHRRTFASRYATARAGGDRINRGTVNRSYLWGMEIRQPESDALALTKEIDAVVANPGWLIFFTHDISNTPTPYGCQPETFATLVRYAVSQNCLVLPVRDALRHIET, from the coding sequence ATCACATCCAAAGTCCAACACATCAGCGAGCGCGTTGTTGAAAGAGCAGTGCGAGCGCTGCCCGTGTCCACACTGAACGTGGCACCAACTCGCCCCGTCGTTTCCTTCACCTTCGATGACGTGCCCGACACGGCGCATTCGGCTGGGGCCAGAATTCTTGAAGAAAACGGGGTCAGAGGGACATTCTACATTGCGGGCGGATTGCTTGGCAAAAGGGAGCCTGACCGGAACCTTATTACTGCGTCGGGTTGCAAGCACCTCGCTGAAAACGGGCATGAAATCGGCTGTCACACGTTTTCGCATCACGCCGTAAACACAATGAGTGGGGGGAAGCTGCAAGCAGACCTAGATCGTAACGGCAAACTGCTCGATGAATTCGATCCGGCGCGCGAGATACGCAATTTCGCATTTCCCTATAATCGCGGCTCCCTTAGTCACAGACGGACGTTCGCCTCGCGCTACGCCACGGCGCGAGCGGGCGGGGACCGGATCAATCGCGGCACTGTCAACCGGTCCTATCTCTGGGGTATGGAAATCAGGCAGCCGGAAAGCGATGCTTTGGCTTTGACAAAAGAAATCGATGCCGTAGTGGCCAATCCGGGCTGGCTGATTTTCTTCACGCATGACATCAGCAACACTCCAACGCCATACGGGTGCCAGCCGGAGACCTTCGCTACGCTTGTTCGCTATGCCGTCTCTCAAAACTGTCTCGTCCTGCCGGTGCGCGATGCGCTGCGCCACATCGAAACGTGA
- a CDS encoding O-antigen ligase family protein — protein sequence MHIVGMQRQSVVSFHDRVRPFVFMAIFLFFWITTNPFVDLVRVEASGTNATGGSNALNQLIFLALTLLTLYAALTHPLRSQICQPQLLVIAMFLWFLISSAVSNYPMDGIKRTILAILTCANAGMFLLLPRSEQQFSRLLLFGTAITLGIAYFGVMFLPTLSIHQPTELIEPMNAGFWRGQYSHKNLAAAVMLVAAFFGLYLRSVGWKKSGVSIVILSVVFLIHTGGKSSTAMLPLILILQWIFEKFRWSRWPIAVGGIAAFNLLALGAATSEGFRGLIASLGVDPTFTNRTDIWKIAFDAIAQSPILGYGFQGFWQTADITQSSAGLETWAVKAFNGHNAYVDALLTTGIPGFLLTIALVIFVPLRAVGRLGPTPNSPKLSRLFMRVWLYVIYAGCLEVIFFQSGSPICFFMLVSIFGLEMQSRMSLVADRETGWEKQRAVPA from the coding sequence ATGCACATCGTTGGGATGCAGAGACAGAGTGTGGTGTCGTTTCACGACAGGGTAAGACCTTTCGTGTTCATGGCGATATTTCTGTTTTTCTGGATCACTACCAATCCTTTCGTAGATCTGGTTCGCGTCGAGGCGAGCGGCACAAATGCCACTGGCGGGTCCAATGCTCTCAACCAGCTCATCTTTCTGGCGCTGACGCTGCTAACCCTCTACGCCGCATTGACGCATCCCCTGCGCTCGCAAATCTGCCAGCCACAGCTTCTCGTCATCGCGATGTTTTTGTGGTTTCTGATCTCATCGGCAGTTTCCAATTATCCGATGGACGGCATTAAACGAACAATTCTCGCTATATTGACCTGTGCCAATGCGGGCATGTTTCTGCTGTTGCCCCGCTCCGAGCAACAGTTTTCGCGCCTGCTGCTTTTCGGCACCGCCATCACGCTGGGAATAGCCTATTTCGGGGTGATGTTTTTACCGACGCTGTCCATTCATCAGCCGACAGAATTGATCGAGCCTATGAATGCCGGTTTCTGGCGAGGGCAATACTCGCACAAGAATCTCGCCGCTGCCGTGATGTTAGTGGCTGCCTTCTTCGGGCTTTATCTGCGTAGTGTCGGTTGGAAGAAAAGCGGCGTGTCGATCGTCATTCTCTCGGTTGTCTTTCTCATTCACACCGGCGGAAAGTCATCGACGGCCATGCTGCCGTTGATCCTCATTCTGCAATGGATATTCGAGAAATTTCGCTGGAGCAGATGGCCCATTGCCGTGGGCGGCATTGCGGCCTTCAACCTCTTGGCGCTGGGCGCAGCGACATCGGAAGGGTTTCGCGGGTTGATCGCGAGCCTTGGCGTCGATCCGACCTTCACCAACAGAACCGACATATGGAAGATCGCCTTCGATGCCATCGCGCAATCGCCGATCCTTGGTTACGGCTTTCAGGGGTTTTGGCAGACGGCGGATATCACGCAAAGCTCTGCGGGGCTGGAGACTTGGGCAGTCAAGGCGTTCAACGGTCACAATGCCTACGTCGATGCACTTTTGACGACAGGCATTCCCGGCTTTCTGCTAACGATCGCTCTCGTCATCTTCGTGCCGCTGCGGGCCGTCGGACGGCTGGGTCCTACGCCCAACAGTCCTAAACTGTCGCGACTGTTCATGCGCGTCTGGCTCTATGTCATCTATGCAGGTTGTCTTGAGGTCATCTTTTTCCAAAGCGGCAGTCCGATCTGCTTTTTCATGCTCGTTTCCATATTCGGGCTGGAGATGCAGTCACGAATGTCGCTTGTCGCTGACCGTGAAACCGGGTGGGAGAAACAACGTGCCGTTCCCGCATAG
- a CDS encoding GumC family protein, giving the protein MYEYPAEKRAKPVFDEATPRATAHPRGSASAARLISLAKLLEWLRRGVLYIAIFALLGGVAAVTFGLVVKPRFMSSMDILLPPPTGQVVPNELTTPNIQSDAQILDISSKLLLITSGNVLRRTVERQNLQDLAEFNATADTQESWLDWLKPQQPAPPGDGVMIAMRNLAKRIKVARQGGTYLVSVSLWTRDAERSVAVLSTLADSFREELEATQTDLAKNASAALSTRLEELRLAATEAAGAVVQFRQDNNLQNLGGTGSVNIQTVSQLNTLLNAAQSRLSDVQARYRKLSQPATDGVAPADTLDSPTLIGLRSQYSVLKQQYEELALTYGARYPKLVSTRAQLGTLRVEMARETERSLQAIQQDMDQAENSVSTLRAQLDDAQKRVSTDDTAQVQLQELQRNSDAKSALYDTFLKRVGETSEQQQISVSNLRIVTAPFPPEKRSWPPPTILLAIGGLLAGMILGIICVFGVRLYGVLRDNNWRFEREN; this is encoded by the coding sequence ATGTATGAGTACCCAGCCGAGAAGCGGGCAAAGCCTGTTTTTGATGAAGCAACGCCCCGCGCGACCGCTCATCCACGTGGTTCCGCATCTGCCGCGCGCCTGATTTCGCTTGCAAAACTGCTGGAATGGCTGCGGCGAGGCGTGCTCTACATCGCGATATTTGCACTTCTTGGTGGTGTCGCTGCGGTAACTTTCGGCCTTGTGGTCAAGCCGCGTTTCATGTCCAGCATGGACATTTTGTTGCCGCCACCCACGGGGCAGGTGGTGCCGAATGAGCTGACCACACCCAATATTCAAAGCGATGCGCAGATATTGGACATCTCCAGCAAGCTGCTTCTCATCACCTCCGGCAATGTGTTGCGCAGGACAGTCGAGCGACAGAACTTGCAGGATTTGGCAGAGTTCAATGCGACAGCAGACACTCAGGAAAGCTGGCTGGATTGGTTGAAGCCCCAGCAGCCTGCGCCACCGGGCGATGGCGTGATGATTGCCATGCGAAACCTTGCCAAACGCATCAAAGTGGCGCGACAGGGCGGCACCTACCTCGTTTCCGTCAGCCTCTGGACCCGTGATGCCGAGCGTTCCGTTGCTGTGCTTTCCACACTTGCCGATTCGTTCAGGGAAGAGCTTGAGGCAACGCAGACGGATCTGGCGAAAAACGCCAGTGCGGCCCTGTCCACCCGGCTGGAAGAATTGCGGCTGGCGGCAACGGAAGCAGCGGGTGCCGTCGTGCAGTTCCGGCAGGACAACAATCTGCAAAATCTTGGCGGAACCGGCTCCGTCAACATTCAAACCGTGTCGCAATTGAACACGTTGCTGAATGCAGCGCAGTCGCGCCTGTCCGATGTGCAGGCCCGCTACCGCAAACTCAGCCAGCCGGCGACAGACGGCGTGGCGCCCGCCGATACGCTGGATTCTCCCACCCTGATCGGTCTGCGGTCGCAATACAGCGTACTCAAGCAGCAATATGAGGAGCTGGCGCTGACCTACGGCGCGCGTTACCCGAAACTGGTCAGCACGCGCGCGCAACTCGGCACGCTTCGCGTGGAGATGGCGCGGGAAACCGAGCGGTCGCTACAGGCTATTCAGCAAGATATGGATCAGGCCGAAAATTCTGTCTCGACACTGCGTGCACAGCTGGACGACGCACAAAAACGCGTCTCGACGGATGATACGGCGCAGGTCCAGTTGCAGGAACTGCAACGCAACAGCGATGCCAAATCTGCGCTATACGACACATTCCTGAAACGCGTTGGCGAGACCAGCGAGCAACAGCAGATCAGCGTCTCCAACCTGCGCATCGTTACCGCACCGTTTCCGCCAGAGAAACGCAGCTGGCCGCCGCCGACCATTCTCCTGGCAATCGGCGGTCTATTGGCGGGCATGATTTTGGGCATCATCTGCGTTTTCGGAGTGCGTCTTTATGGCGTTTTACGCGATAATAACTGGCGCTTCGAGCGGGAAAACTGA